From one Mustela nigripes isolate SB6536 chromosome 16, MUSNIG.SB6536, whole genome shotgun sequence genomic stretch:
- the TP53I13 gene encoding tumor protein p53-inducible protein 13 isoform X2, which translates to MAPPPPSPQLLLLATLAGLLGPSEVVAEPEEEVGARCPEGLWPLPPQVSPRVTYERRSRWQAEDVRFFYHPCAHPWLKLQLALLAHVCVAQPSLAADPSLTQERPLVLAAWGVVLEMAWIEPARAAHLLKRRWRRRQRKKAPALAFTLWSWQPPGAEEATGGPRHLSPGGAKRRGLRAALGLRPTPSGPRFSSTSPQSQGPRQPMLAARAAGDEAPSVPTPPVLSEGLGRNVSSRLEAPVPKGQSSSGSCTCPGEASPAPRAAVPPRVARGPTPRTEEAAWAAMALTFLLVLLTLATLCTRLHRNFRRGDSIYWEPTADSQDTVAAVLKRRLLMPPRRVKRSRRRPLLPPTPDSGPDGDSSD; encoded by the exons ATGGCGCCTCCTCCGCCTTCCCCCCAGCTGCTTCTCCTGGCAACCCTTGCGGGGCTCCTAGGTCCTAGTGAG GTGGTGGCCGAGCCGGAGGAGGAAGTAGGAGCCCGTTGTCCCGAGGGCCTGTGGCCTCTGCCGCCACAG GTGTCACCGAGAGTGACTTACGAGAGGAGGAGCCGATGGCAG GCAGAGGATGTCCGCTTCTTCTACCACCCCTGCGCACACCCTTGGCTGAAGCTCCAGCTTGCCCTCCTGGCCCACGTTTGTGTGGCCCAGCCCTCACTGGCCGCTGACCCTAGCCTTACTCAAGAGCGG CCCCTGGTGTTGGCAGCATGGGGTGTGGTGCTGGAGATGGCGTGGATCGAGCCGGCCCGGGCTGCCCACTTGCTGAAGAGGAGGTGGCGgcggaggcagaggaagaag GCTCCAGCTTTGGCCTTTACTCTGTGGAGCTGGCAGCCCCCTGGTGCAGAGGAGGCAACTGGAGGGCCCAGACACCTGTCTCCTGGTGGTGCCAAGAGGCGGGGGCTGCGGGCTGCCCTTGGTCTCCGGCCCACCCCCTCAGGCCCGAGGTTCTCCTCCACTTCCCCGCAGAGCCAGGGGCCCCGGCAGCCAATGTTGGCTGCACGGGCTGCCGGGGATGAGGCGCCATCTGTGCCCACTCCCCCGGTGCTGTCTGAGGGGCTTGGACGCAATGTCAGCTCCAGGCTAGAGGCTCCAGTGCCCAAAGGGCAGAGCAGCTCAGGGAGCTGCACGTGTCCAGGGGAGGCTTCCCCAGCCCCTCGGGCAGCGGTGCCTCCACGGGTGGCCCGGGGTCCCACCCCGCGCACGGAGGAGGCCGCTTGGGCTGCCATGGCCCTGACTTTCCTGTTGGTGCTGCTCACTCTGGCCACACTCTGCACTCGGTTGCATCGAAACTTCCGACGCGGGGATAGCATCTACTGGGAGCCCACGGCAGACAGCCAGGACACGGTAGCTG CTGTGCTCAAGAGGAGGCTGCTCATGCCCCCGCGCCGGGTCAAGCGCTCCCGCCGGAGACCCCTGCTCCCACCCACACCGGACAGCGGCCCAGATGGGGACAGCTCCGACTGA
- the TP53I13 gene encoding tumor protein p53-inducible protein 13 isoform X1, producing MAPPPPSPQLLLLATLAGLLGPSEVVAEPEEEVGARCPEGLWPLPPQVSPRVTYERRSRWQAEDVRFFYHPCAHPWLKLQLALLAHVCVAQPSLAADPSLTQERPLVLAAWGVVLEMAWIEPARAAHLLKRRWRRRQRKKAWLCSDELSGSLVPRPGRGRLCWRGCVQAPALAFTLWSWQPPGAEEATGGPRHLSPGGAKRRGLRAALGLRPTPSGPRFSSTSPQSQGPRQPMLAARAAGDEAPSVPTPPVLSEGLGRNVSSRLEAPVPKGQSSSGSCTCPGEASPAPRAAVPPRVARGPTPRTEEAAWAAMALTFLLVLLTLATLCTRLHRNFRRGDSIYWEPTADSQDTVAAVLKRRLLMPPRRVKRSRRRPLLPPTPDSGPDGDSSD from the exons ATGGCGCCTCCTCCGCCTTCCCCCCAGCTGCTTCTCCTGGCAACCCTTGCGGGGCTCCTAGGTCCTAGTGAG GTGGTGGCCGAGCCGGAGGAGGAAGTAGGAGCCCGTTGTCCCGAGGGCCTGTGGCCTCTGCCGCCACAG GTGTCACCGAGAGTGACTTACGAGAGGAGGAGCCGATGGCAG GCAGAGGATGTCCGCTTCTTCTACCACCCCTGCGCACACCCTTGGCTGAAGCTCCAGCTTGCCCTCCTGGCCCACGTTTGTGTGGCCCAGCCCTCACTGGCCGCTGACCCTAGCCTTACTCAAGAGCGG CCCCTGGTGTTGGCAGCATGGGGTGTGGTGCTGGAGATGGCGTGGATCGAGCCGGCCCGGGCTGCCCACTTGCTGAAGAGGAGGTGGCGgcggaggcagaggaagaaggcatGGCTCTGCTCTGATGAGCTTTCTGGGTCCTTGGTGCCAAGGCCAGGTAGAGGGAGGCTGTGCTGGAGAGGGTGTGTGCAG GCTCCAGCTTTGGCCTTTACTCTGTGGAGCTGGCAGCCCCCTGGTGCAGAGGAGGCAACTGGAGGGCCCAGACACCTGTCTCCTGGTGGTGCCAAGAGGCGGGGGCTGCGGGCTGCCCTTGGTCTCCGGCCCACCCCCTCAGGCCCGAGGTTCTCCTCCACTTCCCCGCAGAGCCAGGGGCCCCGGCAGCCAATGTTGGCTGCACGGGCTGCCGGGGATGAGGCGCCATCTGTGCCCACTCCCCCGGTGCTGTCTGAGGGGCTTGGACGCAATGTCAGCTCCAGGCTAGAGGCTCCAGTGCCCAAAGGGCAGAGCAGCTCAGGGAGCTGCACGTGTCCAGGGGAGGCTTCCCCAGCCCCTCGGGCAGCGGTGCCTCCACGGGTGGCCCGGGGTCCCACCCCGCGCACGGAGGAGGCCGCTTGGGCTGCCATGGCCCTGACTTTCCTGTTGGTGCTGCTCACTCTGGCCACACTCTGCACTCGGTTGCATCGAAACTTCCGACGCGGGGATAGCATCTACTGGGAGCCCACGGCAGACAGCCAGGACACGGTAGCTG CTGTGCTCAAGAGGAGGCTGCTCATGCCCCCGCGCCGGGTCAAGCGCTCCCGCCGGAGACCCCTGCTCCCACCCACACCGGACAGCGGCCCAGATGGGGACAGCTCCGACTGA